A genomic segment from Thermotoga neapolitana DSM 4359 encodes:
- a CDS encoding type II toxin-antitoxin system HicB family antitoxin, whose translation MRKIFTAIIEYDPETKQYVGMVPDVPGVHTVGSSLEEVRRNLKEVLELVLEEAGDEINHQEFVALEMIEVET comes from the coding sequence ATGCGTAAAATTTTCACAGCTATCATTGAATACGATCCTGAAACAAAGCAATATGTTGGAATGGTTCCGGACGTTCCGGGTGTGCATACTGTAGGTAGTTCCTTAGAAGAAGTGAGAAGGAATTTAAAAGAGGTGCTTGAACTCGTATTGGAGGAAGCAGGAGATGAAATAAATCACCAGGAATTCGTGGCTCTTGAGATGATAGAGGTGGAAACTTGA
- a CDS encoding type II toxin-antitoxin system HicA family toxin, which yields MSYLPIVDPKTMEKVLLKLGFQRVRQKGSHVFYRHSNGRYTTIPFHARALPKSLIRKIIREAGISVEEFKKVLENL from the coding sequence TTGAGTTATCTTCCAATAGTTGATCCAAAAACTATGGAAAAGGTTTTACTGAAACTTGGATTTCAACGTGTTCGCCAAAAAGGAAGTCATGTGTTCTACAGGCACAGCAATGGCAGATATACGACCATCCCATTTCATGCAAGAGCCTTGCCCAAATCACTTATAAGAAAAATCATCCGTGAAGCGGGTATATCAGTGGAGGAATTCAAGAAAGTACTTGAGAATCTGTGA